The region ATTGGCGGCTGAGTTTATAGACATGCATAAACAAACCCGTTCCTGCAACAACGATGATCAGTAAACAAATAAATGTGTTAACCCCGCAGATATACAGGATGGCAAACAGGATCAACAGGGCCAGTAAGCCGCCACCCAGGTACCAGATATATTGCGCCTTCAGTCCCTTGAATTCTATCGGTCGGTTGATGCCCTTATTTACAGTATATACACTAGTTGACATACAGGAATTGTTGAGTGAATTTTTTGCTGGAATTGCGCAGTACGAGCTGGTAAATACCCGGAGCCAGTCCGTTCATATCAATCTGCCGGATCAGGTCGCCATTGATATGATCAATTAACTTGTTT is a window of Chitinophagales bacterium DNA encoding:
- a CDS encoding DUF4133 domain-containing protein; the protein is MSTSVYTVNKGINRPIEFKGLKAQYIWYLGGGLLALLILFAILYICGVNTFICLLIIVVAGTGLFMHVYKLSRQYGEHGMMKTLARRSVPSVVKIYSRKTFTGLWKNK